The Engystomops pustulosus chromosome 1, aEngPut4.maternal, whole genome shotgun sequence genome has a window encoding:
- the RAB2B gene encoding ras-related protein Rab-2B → MSYAYLFKYIIIGDTGVGKSCLLLQFTDKRFQPVHDLTIGVEFGARMINIDGKPIKLQIWDTAGQESFRSITRSYYRGAAGALLVYDITRRETFSHLTSWLEDARQHSSSNMVIILIGNKSDLEGRRDVSREEGEAFAREHGLIFMETSAKTAANVEEAFIGTAKEIYKKIQLGLFDVNNEANGIKVGPQQSLTEPLGGARPNQAEGRGSSGCC, encoded by the exons ggGTAGGAAAATCCTGTCTACTGCTGCAGTTCACAGATAAGAGGTTTCAGCCGGTTCATGATCTGACAATAG GAGTTGAATTTGGGGCCCGAATGATCAATATCGATGGTAAACCCATCAAGCTGCAGATATGGGACACG GCTGGGCAGGAAAGTTTCCGATCTATAACACGGTCTTACTACAGAGGCGCTGCCGGAGCACTGCTTGTGTATGATATCACTAG ACGGGAGACCTTTAGCCACCTTACCTCATGGTTAGAAGATGCTCGACAACACTCCAGCAGCAACATGGTCATCATACTTATTGGAAACAAAAG TGATCTGGAGGGCCGTAGAGATGTgtcaagggaggagggagaagcGTTTGCCCGTGAACATGGACTAATATTTATGGAAACTTCTGCAAAAACTGCAGCCAATGTGGAAGAG GCCTTTATTGGTACTGCCAAAGAAATCTACAAGAAAATTCAACTTGGGCTCTTTGATGTAAATAATGAG GCTAATGGTATCAAGGTGGGACCTCAGCAGTCATTGACCGAGCCACTTGGTGGAGCACGACCAAACCAGGCAGAAGGGAGGGGTTCCTCTGGGTGCTGCTAA